A genomic window from Glycine soja cultivar W05 chromosome 10, ASM419377v2, whole genome shotgun sequence includes:
- the LOC114371688 gene encoding protein MAIN-LIKE 1-like, with protein sequence MAEDVAEDVPQLPEDVPQLPEDVPQLAEDVPDASDGSPERTGAIDGAESDRVASDGTTADDEGFPGGPRNPSVLIGFADHVAHSIWRGQERPDLKLVSHGRKVDKFGRPTTATGLDPLFRCSVITTDPRLISAFVERWHRETSSFHLPVGEVTITLDDALSLLHVLITGALHSFGPLATSDAVALLTELLQVTPDEATAETHQAGGPHVRLSWLRDMYQSRCRARQWVAAAPAYLLHLGEAALVHLYDQLNEASQAPTRQMVGYISLLQCWIYKHFPSVHRSVVHDGYAEASRCACRWFTGKAQMTGIKGGPYRARIDALTITDVCWMSYVEHREVRGYDLISSYMGLVRWGPIIVYLRPERVVRQMGYIQIVPPPPVRDSLTGTDIDDRWVQFSDHVVPTGELCVVPGQVAPNYMEWFFQISHPFVTPTEDTAEPRPVSPLPTPDDDFVEPPVAQVPVTSDPPAHSMVDCTACVRMGRIAEQLERVINLRMVTAGTDLYDIMDLCLRIARDDDPDDIFVFVFVKTH encoded by the exons ATGGCTGAGGATGTGGCTGAGGATGTTCCTCAGTTGCCTGAAGATGTTCCTCAGTTGCCTGAGGATGTTCCTCAGTTGGCTGAGGATGTGCCTGATGCATCTGATGGTAGCCCAGAGAGGACAGGAGCCATCGATGGTGCTGAGTCTGATCGAGTGGCTAGTGATGGGACAACTGCTGATGATGAGGGGTTCCCTGGTGGGCCACGCAATCCATCTGTTTTGATCGGATTTGCTGATCATGTGGCACACAGCATATGGCGTGGACAG gAGCGACCCGATCTCAAGTTGGTCTCCCATGGTAGGAAAGTAGATAAATTTGGGAGACCGACTACGGCCACCGGATTGGATCCATTATTCAGGTGTTCTGTGATCACCACTGATCCTAGACTCATATCCGCCTTTGTTGAGAGGTGGCATAGGGAGACGAGCAGCTTCCACCTCCCAGTAGGGGAGGTGACGATCACTCTAGACGACGCTTTGTCGCTCCTGCACGTCCTGATTACTGGCGCACTGCATTCATTCGGGCCACTGGCTACATCTGACGCAGTTGCGTTGTTGACGGAGCTACTTCAGGTCACCCCAGACGAGGCTACAGCTGAGACACATCAAGCAGGTGGGCCTCATGTTCGGTTGTCCTGGCTTCGGGACATGTACCAGAGTAGGTGCCGGGCTAGGCAGTGGGTTGCTGCAGCTCCGGCGTACCTACTTCATTTG GGAGAGGCCGCTTTGGTACACTTGTACGATCAGCTTAACGAGGCGTCGCAGGCCCCTACACGGCAGATGGTTGGTTACATTTCACTACTTCAG TGCTGGATTTACAAGCACTTTCCATCAGTCCACAGGTCTGTTGTTCACGATGGTTATGCTGAGGCTAGCCGATGTGCCTGTAGGTGGTTTACGGGTAAGGCCCAGATGACCGGCATTAAGGGAGGCCCTTACAGAGCACGTATTGATGCCCTAACAATCACTGACGTCTGTTGGATGTCGTATGTTGAGCATCGGGAAGTTCGGGGCTATGACTTGATCTCCTCGTACATGGGGCTAGTCAGATGGGGTCCGATCATCGTCTACCTTCGACCAGAAAGGGTGGTTCGGCAGATGGGGTACATTCAAATAGTTCCTCCGCCACCGGTTCGTGATTCGTTGACAGGTACTGATATAGACGACCGGTGGGTACAGTTTTCAGATCATGTAGTGCCTACAGGGGAGCTTTGTGTAGTTCCTGGGCAGGTGGCCCCAAactacatggagtggttttttCAGATTTCACACCCCTTTGTGACGCCGACGGAGGACACTGCTGAGCCTAGACCTGTGTCTCCCCTTCCCACTCCTGATGATGACTTCGTGGAGCCACCTGTCGCCCAGGTTCCAGTCACTTCAGATCCCCCTGCGCATTCTATG GTTGATTGCACAGCATGTGTCAGGATGGGAAGGATTGCTGAGCAGTTGGAGCGCGTCATCAACCTCAGGATGGTGACTGCAGGGACTGACTTATATGATATCATGGATCTTTGCCTGAGGATAGCTAGAGATGACGACCCAGATGACA tatttgtttttgtatttgttaaaaCACATTGA
- the LOC114372600 gene encoding NADH dehydrogenase [ubiquinone] 1 alpha subcomplex subunit 13-B-like: MTEAHIRKKPGMASVKDMPVLQDGPPPGGFAPVRFARRIPNKGPSAVAIFLTTFGAFSWGMYQVGQGNKIRRALKEEKYAARRSILPVLQAEEDERFVKEWHKYLEYEAEVMKDVPGWKVGESVYHSSRWVPPASGELRPDVW; encoded by the exons ATGACGGAGGCACATATAAGGAAGAAGCCCGGGATGGCGAGCGTGAAGGACATGCCGGTTCTCCAGGATGGTCCACCGCCGGGCGGGTTCGCTCCGGTCCGGTTCGCCCGGCGCATCCCGAACAAGGGCCCCAGCGCCGTTGCCATCTTCCTCACCACCTTCGGCGCTTTCTCTTGGGGCATGTACCAGGTCGGCCAGGGCAACAAGATCCGAAG GGCCctgaaggaagaaaaatatgCTGCCCGCCGATCCATACTGCCCGTGCTACAGGCTGAAGAGGATGAGAG ATTTGTTAAAGAGTGGCATAAATATCTCGAGTATGAGGCAGAAGTGATGAAGGATGTGCCTGGTTGGAAAGTTGGTGAAAGTGTGTATCACTCTAGTAGATGGGTGCCCCCAGCAAGTGGTGAGTTGCGTCCCGATGTCTGGTGA